Part of the Tidjanibacter massiliensis genome is shown below.
GATTCCCGTATCCGCCGTCTACTACGGCATCCACCGTATCGCGGTAGCGTTCGTAAATCAGCTCCGGGTCGGTGGTGTATTCGATAATCTCGTCGGGGTCCTTGACCGAAGCCGTTACCATCGGCACGCCGAGCTCCCGCACGATAGCCACCGGAATGGGATTGGCCGGTACGCGCACCGCCACCGTCCTGCGCCTCCCGAGCGCCCTGCCCGGTATGCGGCCCGAGGCCTGCATGATGAAGGTAAAGGGCCCCGGCAGATTGCGCTTGAGGATGCGGAACTGCACATTATCCACACGCGCATACTCCGAAATATTGCTCAGTCCGTCGCAGACGATGGTGAGTTCATCGTCACGTTTGCCGCGGATGGTTTTGAGACGCTCTATCGCTTTCTGGCTCGCCAGCGAACAGCCGAAGGCATAGACGCCGTCGGTCGGATAGATGATTACACCGTCGCCGCGCAGTATCCCGGCGATACGCGTCACATCCCTGGGGTTCGGGTTTTCAGGATATAGTTTA
Proteins encoded:
- a CDS encoding L-threonylcarbamoyladenylate synthase produces the protein MFVKLYPENPNPRDVTRIAGILRGDGVIIYPTDGVYAFGCSLASQKAIERLKTIRGKRDDELTIVCDGLSNISEYARVDNVQFRILKRNLPGPFTFIMQASGRIPGRALGRRRTVAVRVPANPIPVAIVRELGVPMVTASVKDPDEIIEYTTDPELIYERYRDTVDAVVDGGYGNLVPTTMVDLTSGEPEILREGGGELV